Proteins found in one Synechococcus sp. LA31 genomic segment:
- the atpE gene encoding ATP synthase F0 subunit C translates to MDSITSAASVIAAGLAVGLGAIGPGIGQGTAAGSAVEGIARQPEADGKIRGTLLLSLAFMEALTIYGLVVALVLLFANPFAG, encoded by the coding sequence ATGGATTCCATCACCTCTGCAGCGTCCGTGATCGCTGCTGGTCTGGCTGTCGGCCTCGGCGCTATTGGCCCTGGTATCGGTCAGGGCACCGCAGCCGGCTCCGCAGTTGAAGGCATCGCTCGCCAGCCCGAAGCTGACGGCAAGATCCGCGGCACCCTGCTGCTGTCTCTGGCCTTCATGGAAGCACTCACCATTTATGGCCTCGTGGTCGCACTGGTGCTGCTGTTCGCCAACCCCTTCGCCGGCTGA